One region of Cryptosporidium parvum Iowa II chromosome 4, whole genome shotgun sequence genomic DNA includes:
- a CDS encoding Ydr140wp-like HemK family methylase. archaeal-like. RNA methylase, translating to MIDLSFTKKSDWENVYEPSEDSFLMEDALILEKNEILKAKPRLICEIGCGSGYLTACLLKIIKESDAEFSLPISYLVDVNTKALEMSEKVISNNKINSPIELIKMSLFTCLNRNRGLFEIIIFNPPYVPSSNKELNQSILNCGIDSAWSGGVNGLFFVSYFLFGDNRLILSETSHQFQEEEIIRIEDQFNSFPSLVDVLAPKGVCYLLLEENNCPKFTLEQILKEPRYSGWNVQFIIDRKVQLEHLYILKLTPK from the coding sequence ATGATAGACCTATCATTCACAAAGAAGAGTGATTGGGAAAATGTTTATGAACCCTCAGAAGATTCTTTTTTGATGGAGGATGcattaattttagaaaagaatGAGATTTTGAAAGCAAAACCAAGACTCATTTGTGAAATAGGATGCGGAAGCGGATATTTGACGGCAtgtttattgaaaataattaaagaatcgGATGCAGAATTTTCTTTGCCTATTTCATATTTGGTAGATGTAAATACAAAAGCATTGGAAATGTCGGAAAAAGTGATTTCCAACAATAAAATAAACAGTCcaatagaattaataaaaatgagtCTTTTTACTTGTCTGAATAGGAATCGAGGGctatttgaaataattattttcaaccCTCCTTATGTACCGAGTTCAAATAAAGAGCTTAATCAGTCAATTTTGAATTGTGGTATTGATTCAGCATGGTCTGGTGGGGTCAATGGTCTATTTTTCGTGAGTTATTTTCTATTCGGTGACAATAGACTGATTTTATCAGAAACAAGCCACCAATttcaagaagaagaaattattcGAATTGAAGATCAATTTAATAGTTTTCCATCTTTGGTAGATGTTTTAGCTCCAAAAGGAGTATGTTATTTActtttagaagaaaataactGTCCTAAGTTCACACTTGAGcaaattttgaaagaaCCAAGATATTCTGGTTGGAATGTTCAGTTCATTATTGATCGAAAAGTTCAGCTAGAACATCTGTACATTCTCAAGTTAACTCCAAAATAA
- a CDS encoding hypothetical protein (Experiment is needed to validate the annotation) — protein DFSGQDLAYKIQERLVILTGIMSFIIGFYHQKFYYTVLTTLLGLAITLLRFVFLPGQCIAETKLTGSLLKIERKKRKSVKLISKSERSGRKLKQKILLLLCSIQIHTSLKA, from the exons GATTTTTCCGGACAAGATCTAGCATATAAGATTCAAGAACGACTGGTTATATTAACAGGGATTATGTCgtttattattggattttACCACCAAAAGTTCTATTATACGGTACTGACAACTTTATTAGGTCTGGCTATCACTCTTCTA AGGTTTGTGTTCCTTCCTGGCCAATGTATTGCAGAAACAAAGTTAACTGGCTCCCTTCTGAAAATAGagaggaaaaaaagaaaaagcGTGAAGCTGATAAGCAAGAGTGAAAGATCGggaagaaaattaaaacaaaaaatattacttcTTCTATGCAGTATCCAAATTCATACCTCCCTCAAAGCCTGA